The following proteins come from a genomic window of Myroides odoratus DSM 2801:
- the porM gene encoding type IX secretion system motor protein PorM/GldM produces the protein MAGGAKLTPRQRMINLMYLVFIAMMALQMSKEVLSAFGMVNDKFESANVSAIDNNDRLLGGLEAKSADDPTRFGEPYKKAKQVAAVTKEFYDYVATVKKQITDPLEAQRIDGKLPAERMEKGDVIDQAWFSGDKYSTQGEEFIGAIEKYKSAILGIVGEDVKFQPIVVDLQNRFDISDVKDGEGIVKPYLNYNFQGFPAIASLTKLSTMQNDAMVIEHEIYNSLLGNTLSQAASMRNYAAIVIPEKSAFFAGEQFKGKVVLGRYDKSTVPTEVIVNGQKVDLSKALEDGQVNLSFGTGNVGEHDVKGKFTFMEDGKPVEIDIKGNYVVVPKPNSANISADKMNVVYRGVTNPMTISFAGISDDKVVASAPGLSKGGKAGQYNMRPQAGREVTINVNGKLPDGTSVSDKKVFRIKDIPAPRGTVRGEYAAKGPKSNLEVVTIGAKLEDFDFELGLTVTGFVLQVPGQPSVVVQGNRMNDRAKAAISKARLGDVVVISDIKVRLDGASDYALKKTAPCTFEIM, from the coding sequence ATGGCAGGAGGAGCAAAATTGACGCCTAGGCAAAGGATGATTAACCTTATGTATCTTGTGTTCATCGCGATGATGGCACTTCAGATGTCAAAGGAGGTTTTATCAGCTTTTGGTATGGTAAACGATAAATTTGAATCGGCGAACGTTTCGGCGATAGACAATAATGACAGATTATTAGGAGGTTTAGAAGCTAAATCGGCGGATGATCCAACTCGTTTTGGCGAGCCTTATAAGAAAGCTAAGCAAGTAGCGGCTGTAACGAAAGAGTTTTACGATTACGTTGCTACAGTTAAAAAACAAATTACAGATCCATTAGAAGCACAACGTATTGATGGTAAATTACCAGCGGAACGTATGGAGAAAGGTGACGTAATTGATCAAGCTTGGTTTAGTGGTGATAAATACTCTACACAAGGAGAAGAGTTTATTGGAGCAATTGAAAAATACAAAAGTGCTATTTTAGGTATAGTAGGTGAAGACGTTAAGTTTCAACCAATTGTTGTAGATTTGCAAAATAGATTTGATATTTCTGATGTGAAAGATGGAGAAGGAATTGTAAAGCCTTATTTAAATTACAACTTCCAAGGATTTCCAGCAATTGCATCGTTAACGAAATTATCTACGATGCAGAATGATGCAATGGTTATTGAGCACGAAATTTACAATAGCTTATTAGGAAATACATTGAGTCAAGCGGCTTCAATGCGTAACTATGCAGCTATCGTTATTCCTGAAAAATCAGCTTTCTTTGCTGGAGAACAGTTTAAAGGTAAAGTGGTATTAGGACGCTATGATAAATCTACAGTTCCTACGGAAGTAATTGTAAACGGACAAAAAGTTGATTTATCAAAAGCTTTAGAAGATGGACAAGTAAATTTGAGCTTTGGAACAGGTAACGTTGGTGAGCATGATGTAAAAGGTAAATTTACATTCATGGAAGACGGAAAACCAGTTGAAATCGACATCAAAGGAAACTATGTTGTTGTACCAAAACCAAATTCAGCGAATATCTCTGCAGATAAAATGAACGTGGTGTATCGTGGGGTAACAAACCCAATGACAATCTCTTTCGCTGGTATTTCTGATGATAAAGTAGTAGCTTCTGCTCCTGGTTTATCTAAAGGAGGAAAAGCAGGACAATATAACATGCGTCCACAAGCAGGTAGAGAAGTTACAATTAACGTAAATGGAAAATTACCTGACGGAACATCTGTAAGCGATAAAAAAGTATTTAGAATTAAAGATATTCCTGCACCTCGTGGTACAGTTCGTGGTGAATACGCTGCGAAAGGACCTAAGTCTAACTTAGAAGTAGTTACCATCGGTGCAAAATTAGAAGATTTTGATTTTGAATTAGGTTTAACAGTTACAGGATTTGTATTGCAAGTTCCAGGACAACCATCTGTGGTAGTTCAAGGGAATAGAATGAATGACAGAGCGAAAGCTGCGATTTCTAAAGCAAGACTAGGAGATGTGGTTGTTATTTCTGATATCAAGGTACGTTTAGACGGTGCAAGTGATTATGCATTGAAGAAAACAGCACCTTGTACATTCGAAATCATGTAA
- the porL gene encoding type IX secretion system motor protein PorL/GldL: MAIPKKVMNFCYGMGASVVIIGALFKITHMELGPINGNNMLTLGLVVEALIFAISAFEPVDDELDWSKVYPELKGGEPKQVRGGGSAVGFVGGGTTEEQGMLSKKLDDLLKEAKIDGELMNSLSKSIRNFEAASKEIAPTVDSVASTRKYAEEMSMAAAQLESLNSMYKVQLESATRNAEINKEVAENNIKLKEQMSALTSNLSSLNTVYGGMLSAMGNRGAN; encoded by the coding sequence ATGGCAATACCTAAAAAAGTAATGAACTTCTGTTATGGAATGGGGGCTTCAGTTGTAATTATCGGTGCATTATTTAAGATTACGCACATGGAGTTAGGTCCAATTAATGGAAATAATATGCTAACTTTAGGATTGGTTGTAGAAGCTCTTATTTTTGCGATATCTGCTTTTGAACCAGTTGATGACGAGTTAGATTGGTCTAAAGTGTATCCAGAATTAAAAGGAGGAGAGCCAAAGCAAGTTAGAGGTGGTGGTAGTGCTGTAGGATTTGTTGGCGGTGGAACAACAGAAGAACAAGGTATGTTATCTAAAAAATTAGATGATTTATTGAAAGAAGCGAAAATTGACGGTGAGTTAATGAATAGTTTAAGTAAAAGTATCAGAAACTTTGAAGCAGCATCAAAAGAGATTGCTCCAACAGTTGACTCTGTAGCTTCTACTAGAAAATATGCGGAAGAAATGTCAATGGCTGCTGCTCAATTGGAATCTTTAAACTCAATGTATAAAGTACAATTGGAAAGTGCTACTCGTAACGCTGAAATCAATAAAGAAGTTGCCGAAAATAACATCAAATTAAAAGAGCAAATGTCTGCTTTAACAAGCAACTTGTCTTCATTAAACACTGTTTATGGAGGAATGCTTTCTGCAATGGGAAACCGTGGTGCTAATTAA
- the porK gene encoding T9SS ring complex lipoprotein PorK/GldK gives MKKIITLGAVLALVCSCGTGDRGELLGGVEGKRWSTTKPHGMSLVPGGTFTMGQSNEDFLGAQDAPTKTVTVGSFYMDETAVTNNQYRKFVDWVKDSVIRTRLAIAADDMGLTPDGGGIGAYAFLDNEENLDRMTPYQRYMYENYYSMDSSDDMYAGRRLNKKVNLPVSVDRYPDEYYVEVMDSLYIPASETYNGLGMFDASKIKFKYTYVDLEGAMKDKGVDPRGKRSRHLKTETLLIYPDTTRWIKEFQYSYNEPMHNDYFWHEAFGEYPVVGVNWNQARAFAAWRTLYKNTFLRSKRLPSEVHEYRLPMESEWEFAARGGLEGAMYPWGGPYTTDEKGCFMANFKPSRFDYAADGATYTAEARAYPPNGYNLYNMSGNVAEWTSSPYDSSSYDFMSSLKPKNRRSDTPLKVVRGGSWRDPAYMLQVATRDSEYADSARSYIGFRTVQSVSGSMSRSNASKMAK, from the coding sequence ATGAAGAAGATCATTACGTTAGGAGCAGTTTTAGCTTTGGTATGCAGCTGTGGTACTGGAGATCGAGGTGAGTTGTTAGGCGGAGTAGAAGGTAAGAGATGGTCAACTACGAAGCCTCATGGTATGTCTTTGGTTCCAGGTGGAACTTTTACAATGGGACAATCAAACGAAGATTTCCTTGGTGCACAGGATGCTCCAACAAAAACGGTAACTGTTGGTTCATTCTACATGGATGAGACTGCCGTTACAAACAACCAGTACAGAAAATTTGTGGATTGGGTAAAGGATTCGGTTATCCGAACTCGTTTAGCTATTGCTGCAGATGATATGGGATTGACTCCAGATGGTGGTGGAATTGGTGCTTATGCATTTTTAGATAATGAAGAAAATCTAGATCGTATGACGCCTTATCAAAGATATATGTACGAAAACTACTACAGCATGGATAGCAGCGATGATATGTATGCAGGTAGAAGATTGAATAAAAAAGTGAACTTACCTGTATCGGTAGATCGTTACCCAGACGAATATTATGTTGAAGTAATGGACTCTTTATACATTCCAGCTTCTGAAACATATAACGGATTAGGTATGTTCGATGCTTCTAAAATTAAATTCAAATACACGTATGTGGATTTAGAAGGAGCAATGAAAGATAAAGGAGTTGATCCTCGTGGAAAACGTAGCAGACATTTAAAAACGGAAACGTTATTAATCTATCCTGATACAACACGTTGGATTAAAGAATTCCAATACTCTTATAACGAGCCAATGCACAATGATTATTTCTGGCACGAAGCTTTTGGTGAATATCCTGTTGTGGGTGTAAACTGGAATCAAGCTAGAGCGTTTGCAGCATGGAGAACGTTATATAAAAACACATTCTTACGTTCAAAACGTTTACCTTCTGAAGTACATGAGTACCGATTACCAATGGAAAGCGAATGGGAATTTGCAGCTAGAGGTGGTTTAGAAGGAGCTATGTATCCTTGGGGAGGCCCATATACAACGGATGAAAAAGGTTGTTTTATGGCAAACTTCAAACCTAGCCGTTTTGACTATGCAGCGGATGGAGCTACTTATACAGCTGAAGCACGTGCTTATCCACCAAACGGATATAATTTATACAATATGTCTGGAAACGTTGCAGAGTGGACAAGTTCACCGTATGATTCATCATCATATGATTTCATGTCAAGCTTAAAACCAAAAAACAGAAGATCAGATACGCCATTAAAAGTAGTTAGAGGGGGATCTTGGAGAGACCCAGCTTATATGTTACAAGTTGCTACACGTGATTCAGAATACGCAGATTCTGCTAGATCATACATCGGATTTAGAACAGTACAATCTGTTTCAGGATCTATGTCAAGAAGCAACGCGTCTAAAATGGCTAAATAA
- a CDS encoding formimidoylglutamase, which yields MLELLRPVSIEFRNYIDGLPSQSLGKKVYFHSGGSFDKYEQYKIAIIGVTDNRGLASEPAMVDLMKVRKAFYTLFPGNWNVRIADLGDITPGESMEDTYFLLRKIVEDLVKNGTIPVVVGGSQDLTYALYRGYDKLEQMVNLVCIDHKLDVAKDGGPAAESFLSRIILEEPNNLFNFSNLGYQTYYNSQEEIDLIESLYFEAYRVGEIINNIALAEPVLRDADIVSIDVNAVKSSDSGNFATYNPNGFDGREICSLARYSGLSDKVSTFGIFNYNNQTNETLLLGQILWYFIEGVNYRYNEYPFACKDNYIKYIVPFDDYENLIFYKSDISGRWWIEVNVEAGVNEKLTKKILLPCSYEDYEKATAQQLPDRWWRAFKKSLV from the coding sequence ATGTTAGAACTTTTACGTCCAGTTAGTATTGAATTTAGAAATTACATCGATGGATTACCTAGCCAAAGTTTAGGTAAAAAAGTTTATTTCCATTCTGGTGGTAGTTTCGATAAGTACGAGCAGTATAAAATCGCTATTATAGGTGTAACTGATAATAGAGGATTAGCTTCGGAACCTGCTATGGTGGACCTGATGAAAGTTAGAAAAGCTTTTTATACGTTATTTCCTGGGAATTGGAATGTTCGAATAGCAGATTTAGGGGATATTACACCCGGTGAATCGATGGAGGATACTTATTTTCTATTAAGGAAAATTGTAGAAGATTTAGTAAAGAACGGAACAATTCCTGTCGTAGTTGGTGGAAGCCAAGATTTGACCTATGCATTGTATAGGGGTTATGATAAATTAGAACAGATGGTGAACCTCGTTTGTATTGATCATAAATTAGATGTTGCAAAAGATGGAGGCCCTGCGGCGGAAAGTTTCTTGTCGAGAATAATTCTAGAAGAACCGAATAATTTGTTTAATTTTTCAAACTTAGGCTACCAAACGTATTATAATTCGCAAGAAGAGATCGATTTAATTGAAAGTTTATACTTTGAAGCGTACCGAGTTGGAGAAATTATTAATAATATTGCATTGGCGGAACCGGTATTGCGTGATGCAGATATTGTAAGTATCGACGTCAACGCTGTAAAGTCAAGTGATTCAGGGAATTTCGCGACCTATAATCCCAACGGATTTGACGGAAGAGAGATTTGTTCTTTGGCTCGTTATAGTGGATTAAGCGATAAAGTTAGTACTTTTGGAATATTTAATTATAATAATCAAACAAATGAAACGTTATTATTAGGACAAATATTGTGGTATTTTATTGAAGGTGTTAATTATCGCTACAATGAATATCCGTTTGCCTGTAAGGATAATTATATAAAGTATATAGTGCCTTTTGATGATTACGAGAATTTAATATTTTACAAGAGCGATATTTCCGGAAGATGGTGGATAGAAGTGAATGTCGAGGCGGGTGTTAATGAAAAGTTAACAAAGAAAATCTTGCTGCCTTGTAGCTATGAAGATTACGAAAAGGCGACCGCTCAGCAATTACCTGATAGATGGTGGAGAGCATTTAAAAAGAGTTTAGTTTAA
- the topA gene encoding type I DNA topoisomerase: MAKNLVIVESPAKAKTIEKFLGKDYQVESSYGHIADLPSKEIGVNVEDNFKPKYEVSSDKKAVVKKLKDLSKNAEVVWLASDEDREGEAIAWHLAEELKLDQNKTKRIVFHEITKSAILKAIDNPRGINYNLVNAQQARRVLDRLVGYELSPVLWKKVKGGLSAGRVQSVAVRLIVEREKEINDFKIESSYVITAEFKTAEGKVVKARLSKNFASEQEAKDFLNLNIGANYAIKDLETKPAKKSPAAPFTTSTLQQEAARKLYYSVGQTMMLAQRLYEEGYITYMRTDSVNLSEEATKAAAAEIAKSYGAEYVQSRSYVTKSKGAQEAHEAIRPTNMALHSVPLDRDQARLYDLIWKRTLASQMSDAKLERTNVKIGANKYSDLFVATGEVLLFDGFLKVYLEGHDDEEEEVEGILPHLKVGESLLSNAIVATQRFSKPAARYTEASLVKKLEELGIGRPSTYAPTISTIIARNYVEKGTTEGKERNYKVMTLAQAAVTEKVLVEKTGSDKGKMIPTDIGIIVNDFLVKNFKTILDYNFTAKVEEDFDAIAAGEEDWAKMMREFYDHFHPTVKDVEENAERESGERILGTDPASGKPVLVRLGKFGPMAQIGDAEDENKQFASLAPDQNIGTITLEEALKLFLLPRMLGEYKGEEVEVNNGRFGPYVRVGKTFISLPKGLEPLDVSYEKALEFIQEKEEADRPIATYQDLPVQKGVGRFGPYLKWNNIFINVNKKYNFDNLSNQDITELIEDKIQKEKDKVIHDWTAEGIRVEKARWGRSVILKGKVKIELSKDVDAQALTLDEVKAMIEAKTPAKKTKATAAKKPAAKKATTKKTTTKK, from the coding sequence ATGGCAAAGAATTTAGTGATCGTGGAGTCGCCTGCAAAGGCAAAAACAATTGAGAAATTTTTAGGAAAAGATTATCAGGTAGAATCTAGTTATGGACATATAGCGGATTTACCTTCTAAAGAGATAGGGGTTAATGTAGAAGATAATTTTAAACCCAAATATGAGGTTTCTAGTGATAAGAAAGCAGTAGTAAAGAAACTAAAAGATCTTTCTAAAAATGCAGAAGTTGTTTGGTTAGCTTCCGATGAGGACCGTGAGGGTGAGGCCATTGCTTGGCATTTGGCAGAAGAGTTAAAACTAGATCAGAATAAAACAAAACGCATTGTTTTTCACGAAATTACTAAGTCAGCAATTCTAAAAGCGATTGATAACCCAAGAGGGATTAATTATAATTTAGTAAATGCACAACAAGCTAGACGTGTATTAGACCGTTTGGTAGGGTATGAGTTATCACCCGTATTGTGGAAAAAAGTAAAAGGAGGGTTATCTGCTGGACGTGTTCAGTCTGTAGCCGTTCGATTAATTGTTGAAAGAGAAAAAGAAATCAACGATTTTAAAATCGAATCTTCTTATGTTATAACGGCAGAATTTAAAACTGCTGAAGGCAAAGTTGTCAAAGCAAGATTATCAAAGAATTTTGCTAGTGAACAAGAAGCCAAAGATTTTCTAAACCTTAATATAGGAGCAAACTATGCCATTAAGGATTTAGAAACAAAACCCGCTAAAAAATCACCAGCCGCACCATTTACAACATCAACCTTACAACAGGAAGCAGCGCGTAAGCTATATTATTCTGTTGGACAGACCATGATGTTAGCACAGCGTTTGTACGAAGAAGGATATATCACCTATATGAGAACCGATAGTGTGAATTTATCTGAAGAAGCGACCAAAGCTGCTGCTGCTGAAATTGCAAAATCATACGGTGCAGAATATGTACAATCAAGAAGTTATGTAACAAAGAGCAAAGGAGCACAAGAAGCGCATGAGGCAATTAGACCTACGAATATGGCTTTACACTCCGTGCCTTTGGATAGAGATCAAGCGCGTTTGTACGATTTGATCTGGAAACGTACGTTAGCTTCTCAGATGAGTGATGCTAAATTGGAGCGTACGAATGTGAAAATCGGTGCGAACAAATACAGCGATTTATTCGTAGCTACAGGTGAGGTATTGTTATTTGATGGATTCTTAAAAGTATACTTAGAAGGACATGATGATGAAGAGGAAGAAGTAGAAGGAATCTTACCACACTTAAAAGTAGGAGAGTCACTTTTATCTAATGCAATTGTGGCAACACAACGTTTTAGTAAACCTGCTGCTCGCTATACAGAAGCTTCTTTAGTGAAGAAGCTAGAGGAATTAGGAATTGGACGACCATCTACCTATGCACCAACGATTTCTACAATTATTGCACGTAATTATGTAGAAAAAGGAACAACAGAAGGAAAAGAGCGCAATTATAAAGTAATGACGCTAGCTCAAGCTGCTGTGACTGAAAAAGTGTTGGTGGAAAAAACAGGGTCAGATAAAGGAAAAATGATTCCGACTGATATTGGAATTATTGTCAACGATTTCTTAGTGAAGAACTTCAAGACAATCTTAGATTATAACTTTACGGCAAAAGTAGAAGAAGATTTTGATGCTATTGCTGCTGGAGAAGAAGATTGGGCAAAGATGATGCGTGAGTTTTACGATCACTTTCATCCAACAGTAAAAGATGTTGAAGAAAATGCAGAGCGTGAATCAGGGGAACGTATTTTAGGTACGGATCCTGCTTCTGGTAAACCAGTGCTAGTTCGTTTAGGGAAATTCGGGCCTATGGCTCAAATTGGTGATGCTGAAGATGAAAATAAACAATTTGCAAGTTTAGCACCAGATCAAAATATTGGAACAATCACTTTAGAAGAAGCATTAAAGCTATTCTTATTACCTCGTATGTTAGGGGAATATAAAGGAGAAGAAGTAGAAGTAAATAATGGGCGATTTGGTCCTTATGTACGCGTTGGAAAAACGTTTATTTCTTTGCCAAAAGGATTAGAACCACTAGATGTATCTTACGAAAAAGCGTTAGAGTTTATTCAAGAAAAAGAGGAAGCAGATAGACCAATTGCTACTTATCAAGATCTACCAGTACAAAAAGGTGTAGGGCGATTTGGTCCTTACTTGAAGTGGAATAATATCTTTATCAATGTCAATAAGAAATACAACTTCGATAATTTATCGAATCAAGATATCACTGAATTGATTGAGGATAAAATTCAGAAAGAAAAAGATAAGGTGATTCACGATTGGACAGCAGAAGGTATCCGCGTGGAGAAAGCAAGATGGGGAAGATCGGTTATCTTAAAAGGTAAGGTGAAAATAGAGTTGTCTAAAGATGTAGATGCGCAAGCTTTGACGTTGGATGAGGTCAAAGCGATGATTGAAGCAAAAACACCTGCAAAGAAAACAAAGGCTACAGCAGCTAAAAAACCGGCAGCTAAAAAAGCTACGACTAAAAAAACAACGACCAAGAAATAA
- the miaB gene encoding tRNA (N6-isopentenyl adenosine(37)-C2)-methylthiotransferase MiaB, protein MEKVIDENKQGTSLQLEQNRDNTKKLFIESYGCQMNFSDSEIVASILSDAGYNTTNNLEEADLVLVNTCSIRDKAEQTVRKRLDQYNRVKKKNPGMKVGVLGCMAERLKSKFLEEEKIVDMVVGPDAYKDLPNLLKEVDEGRDAINVILSKDETYGDIAPVRLQSNGVTAFVSITRGCDNMCTFCVVPFTRGRERSREPHSIISEIQDLYERGFKEITLLGQNVDSYLWYGGGLKKDYDKASEIQKATAVDFAQLLDLCATKFPKMRFRFSTSNPQDMHMEVIEVIANHDNICKYIHLPVQSGSTRILQEMNRQHTREEYIELVDKIYALIPDISLSQDMITGFPTETEEDHQDTLSLMEHVRYDFGFMFAYSERPGTLAARKLEDDIPEEVKKRRLSEIIAVQGKISLERTKRFVGQTVEVLIEKTSKRSDLEWSGRNSQNTTVVFPKENYKVGDFVEVYIEDCTSATLIGKAVGYSPMQED, encoded by the coding sequence ATGGAAAAGGTAATTGACGAAAATAAACAAGGAACGAGCTTACAGCTAGAACAGAATAGAGACAATACGAAAAAGCTTTTTATTGAGAGCTATGGTTGTCAAATGAATTTTTCAGATAGTGAAATCGTTGCTTCCATTTTATCTGATGCAGGATACAATACAACCAATAACTTAGAAGAAGCTGATTTAGTTTTAGTAAACACTTGTTCTATTCGCGACAAAGCTGAACAAACAGTACGCAAACGCTTAGACCAATACAACCGAGTAAAGAAAAAAAATCCAGGCATGAAAGTGGGTGTTTTAGGTTGTATGGCGGAACGTCTAAAAAGTAAATTCTTAGAAGAAGAGAAGATTGTGGATATGGTTGTCGGACCTGATGCTTACAAAGATCTTCCTAACCTTTTAAAAGAAGTAGATGAAGGTAGAGATGCCATCAATGTAATTTTATCGAAAGATGAAACCTATGGTGATATTGCTCCTGTTCGTTTACAAAGTAATGGGGTTACTGCTTTTGTATCGATTACAAGAGGTTGTGACAACATGTGTACGTTTTGTGTTGTCCCTTTTACAAGAGGACGTGAACGCAGTAGAGAACCACACAGTATTATTTCAGAAATCCAAGATTTATACGAAAGAGGCTTCAAAGAAATCACTTTGTTAGGTCAAAACGTAGATAGTTACCTTTGGTATGGAGGAGGATTAAAGAAAGATTATGACAAAGCCTCAGAAATTCAAAAAGCAACGGCGGTTGATTTCGCACAGCTTCTAGACTTATGTGCTACAAAATTCCCGAAGATGAGATTTCGTTTTTCGACTTCAAATCCACAGGATATGCACATGGAAGTAATTGAGGTCATTGCAAATCACGACAACATCTGTAAATATATTCACTTACCTGTTCAATCAGGAAGTACTCGTATCTTACAAGAGATGAATCGTCAACATACAAGAGAAGAATACATCGAATTAGTAGATAAGATTTACGCGTTAATTCCAGACATTTCTCTTTCACAAGATATGATTACAGGTTTCCCTACAGAAACAGAGGAAGACCACCAAGATACGCTTTCATTAATGGAGCATGTTCGCTATGATTTTGGTTTCATGTTTGCTTATTCAGAACGTCCAGGTACATTAGCTGCACGTAAACTAGAAGACGACATTCCAGAAGAAGTGAAAAAACGCCGTTTAAGCGAAATTATCGCAGTACAAGGTAAGATTAGCTTAGAGCGTACAAAGCGTTTTGTAGGACAAACCGTAGAAGTTTTGATTGAAAAAACATCAAAGCGTTCAGATTTAGAATGGAGTGGAAGAAATTCACAGAATACAACCGTTGTATTCCCGAAAGAAAATTATAAAGTAGGTGACTTTGTAGAAGTTTACATTGAAGATTGTACTTCTGCTACCTTAATCGGTAAGGCTGTTGGTTATTCGCCAATGCAAGAAGATTAA
- a CDS encoding sigma-54 interaction domain-containing protein, translating to MENVQAIKQRFEIIGNDPKLNRAIQKAIQVAPTDISVLVTGESGVGKESIPKIIHSLSHRKHGKYIAVNCGAIPEGTIDSELFGHEKGAFTGAISTREGYFEEANGGTIFLDEVGELPLTTQVRLLRILENGEFIKVGSSRVQKTDIRIIAATNVNMIDAIQKGKFREDLYYRLSTIEISLPPLRERGEDIHLLFRKFASDFAHKYKMPPVRLDANAANFLIRYRWDGNIRQLRNVAEEISVLETNREITLPILQTYLPNHDRQLPSVVQSKKAESDFSTEREILYKILFDMRNDITDLKKLTLELLKQDKGQVQESNQHLIQRIYGNKNESVDYPANPSDILQLENSNSHAAHPSQPVHPTYHPTIIENEDDDDNYLIAETVEDEPLNLEEQEVELIRKSLERNKGKRKAAAEELGISERTLYRKIKQYNL from the coding sequence ATGGAAAATGTTCAAGCGATTAAACAACGATTTGAAATTATAGGTAATGACCCTAAGCTCAACCGTGCGATCCAAAAAGCAATACAAGTTGCGCCAACGGATATTTCGGTTTTAGTAACAGGAGAAAGTGGAGTTGGGAAAGAAAGTATTCCCAAAATCATCCATTCCCTATCCCACCGCAAGCACGGCAAATACATTGCTGTAAACTGTGGTGCTATTCCTGAAGGAACGATTGACAGTGAACTATTTGGTCACGAAAAAGGAGCTTTTACGGGTGCAATTAGCACGCGAGAAGGTTATTTTGAAGAAGCGAATGGGGGTACTATTTTTTTAGATGAAGTAGGTGAATTGCCGCTAACTACGCAGGTGCGTTTATTGCGTATTTTGGAAAATGGAGAATTTATTAAAGTAGGTTCTTCTCGTGTTCAAAAAACGGATATTCGCATTATTGCAGCGACAAATGTCAATATGATTGACGCCATACAAAAAGGTAAATTTAGAGAGGATTTATACTACCGTTTGAGTACCATTGAAATTAGCCTGCCTCCACTTCGAGAAAGAGGAGAAGATATTCACTTGTTGTTTAGAAAATTCGCTTCGGATTTTGCACATAAATACAAAATGCCTCCTGTCCGCTTAGATGCGAATGCAGCTAATTTTTTAATTCGCTATCGCTGGGATGGAAACATCAGACAATTGCGAAATGTGGCAGAGGAAATATCTGTATTGGAAACAAACAGAGAAATTACACTTCCCATTTTACAGACGTATTTACCCAACCACGACAGACAATTACCTTCTGTCGTACAGAGTAAAAAAGCGGAGAGCGATTTCAGTACGGAACGAGAGATTTTATACAAAATTCTCTTTGACATGCGCAATGATATTACTGATCTAAAAAAACTGACCTTAGAGCTCTTAAAACAAGACAAAGGGCAGGTACAAGAGAGCAATCAGCACCTCATTCAACGCATCTACGGTAATAAAAATGAATCGGTGGATTATCCAGCTAATCCTTCGGATATTCTACAGTTGGAAAACAGCAATTCACATGCTGCACATCCTTCGCAACCAGTTCATCCTACGTATCATCCAACCATTATTGAAAATGAAGATGATGATGACAACTACCTAATTGCAGAAACAGTGGAAGACGAACCACTTAATCTGGAAGAACAAGAAGTAGAATTAATCCGCAAATCTTTGGAACGCAACAAGGGAAAAAGAAAAGCGGCTGCCGAAGAGCTCGGTATTTCAGAACGAACTTTATATCGAAAGATTAAACAATATAACTTATAA
- a CDS encoding LptE family protein: MKFKPVLIILFITLGLQSCKYYNFTGTGKIDADSFQVNYFQNNAPLVEPGIERTFTLALQDLIQNQTSLTLTNSDADLVYEGEIVDYRISPMTATADQRAAQNRLYIAINVRFTNKRNAEDDFEKRFSFYYDYDANAQLVGATLNTALDEIYERITQDVFNESLAKW, encoded by the coding sequence ATGAAGTTTAAACCAGTTCTTATCATTCTTTTTATAACTTTAGGCTTACAAAGTTGTAAGTACTATAACTTTACGGGAACAGGAAAAATTGATGCTGATTCTTTCCAGGTGAATTATTTTCAAAATAATGCGCCATTGGTTGAGCCAGGAATTGAACGTACCTTCACCCTAGCCTTGCAAGATTTGATTCAGAATCAAACCAGTTTAACCCTAACTAATTCTGATGCAGATTTAGTTTATGAAGGTGAAATTGTCGATTATCGAATCAGCCCGATGACAGCAACTGCAGATCAGAGAGCCGCGCAAAACCGTTTGTATATCGCCATTAACGTGCGCTTTACAAACAAGCGAAATGCAGAAGATGATTTTGAAAAACGCTTCTCTTTCTATTATGACTATGATGCTAATGCACAATTAGTAGGAGCCACATTAAATACAGCCTTAGACGAAATTTACGAAAGAATTACGCAAGATGTATTCAATGAATCCCTAGCAAAATGGTAA